A window of Lepus europaeus isolate LE1 chromosome 11, mLepTim1.pri, whole genome shotgun sequence contains these coding sequences:
- the FAH gene encoding fumarylacetoacetase, protein MSFIPVAPESDFPIQNLPYGVFSTPSHPRPRIGVAIGDQILDLSAIKHLFTGPVLSQHQDVFDEPTLNSFMGLGQAAWKEARALLQNLLSAGHARLRDDQELRARAFTSQAVATMHLPATIGDYTDFYSSRQHATNVGIMFRGQENALMPNWLHLPVGYHGRASSVVVSGTPIRRPVGQMRPDNTQPPVYGASKRLDIELEMAFFVGPGNRLGEPIPISKAHEHIFGMVLMNDWSARDIQQWEYVPLGPFLGKSFGTTISPWVVPMDALLPFAVPNPEQDPKPLPYLRHDQPYTFDINLFVALKGENMSQAAIICRSNFKHMYWTMLQQLTHHSVNGCNLRPGDLVASGTISGPEPESFGSLLELSWRGTKPIELGQGQTRTFLLDGDEVTLTGYCQGDGYRVGFGQCSGRVLPALLPA, encoded by the exons ATGTCGTTCATCCCGGTGGCCCCGGAGTCCGACTTCCCCATCCAGAACCTGCCCTACGGCGTCTTCTCCACCCCCAGCCAC cccagaccCAGGATTGGCGTGGCCATTGGCGACCAGATCCTGGACCTGAGTGCCATCAAGCACCTCTTCACGGGGCCTGTCCTCTCCCAACACCAGGATGTCTTCGATGAG CCAACTCTCAACAGCTtcatgggcctgggccaggctgcctgGAAGGAGGCGAGAGCGCTCCTGCAGAACTTGCTGTCTGCTGGCCACGCCAGGCTCAGAGACGACCAGGAGCTGCGGGCGCG CGCCTTCACCTCTCAGGCTGTTGCCACGATGCACCTGCCAGCCACCATAG GAGACTACACGGACTTCTATTCCTCGCGACAGCACGCCACCAACGTCGGCATCATGTTCAGGGGCCAGGAGAACGCGCTGATGCCCAATTG GCTGCACTTACCAGTGGGTTACCACGGCCGTGCGTCCTCCGTCGTCGTGTCTGGCACCCCGATCCGCAGACCCGTGGGGCAAATGCGACCTGACAACA CCCAGCCTCCTGTGTACGGCGCCAGCAAACGCCTGGACATAGAGCTGGAAATG GCTTTCTTCGTAGGCCCCGGGAACAGACTGGGAGAGCCCATCCCCATCTCCAAGGCCCACGAGCACATTTTCGGCATGGTCCTCATGAATGACTGGAGCG CCCGAGACATTCAGCAGTGGGAGTATGTGCCCCTGGGGCCGTTCCTTGGCAAGAGTTTTGGAACCACCATCTCCCCGTGGGTGGTGCCCATGGACGCCCTCCTGCCCTTTGCTGTGCCTAACCCGGAGCAG gacccCAAGCCCCTGCCGTACCTCCGCCATGACCAGCCCTACACGTTTGACATCAATCTCTTTGTCGCTCTGAAAG GAGAAAATATGAGCCAGGCAGCCATCATTTGCAGGTCCAACTTTAAG CACATGTACTGGACGATGCTACAGCAGCTCACGCACCACTCTGTCAATGGCTGCAACCTGCGCCCGGGGGACCTGGTGGCTTCCGGAACCATCAGCGGCCCG GAGCCCGAGAGCTTCGGCTCCCTGCTGGAGCTGTCCTGGAGGGGCACAAAGCCCATTGAGCTGGGCCAAGGGCAGACCAGGACATTCCTGCTGGACGGCGACGAAGTCACCCTGACAG